In Candidatus Kaistella beijingensis, a genomic segment contains:
- the lpxB gene encoding lipid-A-disaccharide synthase: MKYYIIAGEASGDLHASNLMKSILKKDSNAEFRFWGGDLMQKVAGISPVKHYKDLAFMGFLEVAKNLNTILKNIKFCKEDIQKYKPDVLVLVDYPGFNLRIAEFAKSLGIKIVYYISPQLWAWKEGRVEKIKKFVDEMLVILPFEKDFYKKHQVEAHFVGHPLLDAISDLPTLDLQKFKSENNLNEKEIIALLPGSREQEVEKMLQIMLSVRPYFPKHQFVIAGAPSLPKSFYQKFVDENVHFVSNKTYDLLRSSKAALVTSGTATLETALLNIPEVVCYRSSKISYEIGKRVVKNIKYISLVNLIMDEEIVTELIQNELNTNNLVKELTKIFEGENRTKMLKNYEALREKLGGKGASDHAAEIIVNG; the protein is encoded by the coding sequence TTGAAATACTACATCATCGCAGGAGAAGCATCAGGAGATTTGCATGCCTCCAATCTAATGAAGTCGATTCTGAAAAAAGATTCCAACGCAGAGTTTAGATTTTGGGGCGGAGATTTAATGCAGAAAGTTGCCGGAATTTCTCCCGTGAAACATTACAAAGATTTAGCATTCATGGGTTTTTTAGAAGTTGCGAAAAATCTGAATACCATACTTAAAAACATTAAATTCTGTAAAGAAGATATTCAGAAATATAAACCCGATGTTTTGGTTTTGGTAGATTATCCCGGCTTTAATTTAAGGATTGCGGAATTTGCAAAAAGTCTTGGAATCAAAATCGTCTATTACATTTCACCACAGCTTTGGGCCTGGAAAGAAGGCCGCGTCGAGAAAATCAAAAAGTTCGTCGATGAGATGCTCGTAATTCTTCCCTTCGAGAAGGATTTCTATAAAAAACATCAAGTTGAAGCCCATTTCGTGGGACATCCTTTGCTTGATGCGATTTCTGATTTGCCAACATTGGACTTACAAAAATTCAAATCAGAAAATAATCTAAACGAAAAAGAAATTATTGCGCTTCTTCCGGGTTCGAGGGAGCAAGAAGTTGAAAAGATGTTACAAATCATGCTTTCGGTTCGTCCTTATTTCCCGAAACATCAATTTGTAATTGCGGGTGCGCCAAGTTTACCCAAAAGTTTCTACCAAAAATTTGTGGATGAAAATGTACATTTCGTTTCCAATAAAACGTACGATTTATTGAGGAGTTCAAAAGCGGCTTTGGTGACTTCGGGAACGGCAACCTTGGAAACAGCACTTTTAAATATCCCAGAAGTGGTTTGCTACAGAAGTTCCAAAATTTCTTATGAAATTGGAAAACGAGTGGTGAAAAACATCAAATACATTTCGTTAGTCAACTTAATTATGGATGAAGAAATTGTGACGGAACTTATTCAAAATGAACTGAACACCAATAATTTGGTAAAAGAATTAACTAAAATTTTTGAAGGAGAAAACCGCACAAAAATGCTTAAAAACTATGAAGCACTTCGTGAAAAATTAGGCGGAAAAGGAGCAAGTGATCACGCTGCAGAAATTATTGTAAATGGGTGA
- a CDS encoding DUF2480 family protein: MAEDFEIKNKVAESGLVNFDLSKLVPKGKRIGIDLKDFLFEGLILREKDFREKVASLNTEDYADSYVYIYNSADVIVPLWAYFLITAKLTDSAKKIVYGNREDLEVLLMHNAIQTYDYTDLMQKRVLVKGCSDESIPENAYIELVEQLKPIVKSLMFGEACSNVPIFKN; the protein is encoded by the coding sequence ATGGCAGAAGATTTCGAAATAAAAAATAAGGTGGCAGAAAGCGGTTTGGTGAATTTCGACCTTTCCAAACTAGTTCCGAAAGGGAAAAGAATCGGGATTGACCTGAAGGATTTTCTTTTTGAAGGGTTGATTTTAAGGGAAAAGGACTTCCGAGAAAAAGTGGCTTCTTTGAATACAGAAGATTATGCAGATTCCTATGTTTACATCTACAATTCTGCTGATGTGATTGTTCCACTTTGGGCTTACTTTCTGATTACTGCAAAATTAACAGACTCCGCCAAAAAAATTGTTTACGGAAATCGTGAGGATTTGGAAGTTTTGTTAATGCACAACGCAATCCAAACTTATGATTATACGGATTTGATGCAGAAAAGAGTTTTGGTTAAAGGCTGTTCCGATGAATCGATTCCCGAAAACGCCTACATCGAATTGGTGGAACAACTGAAACCCATCGTGAAATCCCTGATGTTCGGCGAAGCGTGTTCGAATGTACCGATTTTTAAGAATTAG
- a CDS encoding DUF937 domain-containing protein: protein MSLIDLITGNAGNQVASDAENKFGISKNQVIALLAVAAPLVISYLRKKSQESPDEANALNNALDRDHDGSILNDPSQAAARQQEGGSILDHIFGGQKATVENQLSQNTGISMDKIGPILAMLAPLIMGYIGKEKQANNVNSGGGLGDLLGGILGGAQNQAQAQPSNPLNDILGQVLGGGQQQQSSGNPLNDILGQVLGGGQQQQQQGGLGGLLGSILGGR, encoded by the coding sequence ATGAGTTTAATAGACCTCATCACAGGAAATGCCGGAAATCAAGTCGCTTCCGATGCTGAAAACAAATTCGGAATCAGTAAAAATCAGGTAATTGCACTTTTAGCAGTGGCTGCACCTTTGGTAATTTCTTATTTAAGAAAAAAATCGCAAGAAAGTCCGGACGAAGCAAATGCTTTGAATAACGCACTTGACAGAGATCACGACGGAAGCATCCTGAATGACCCTTCACAAGCCGCAGCAAGACAACAAGAAGGAGGTTCTATTCTTGACCACATTTTCGGCGGACAAAAAGCTACTGTTGAAAACCAACTTTCTCAAAATACGGGAATCTCAATGGATAAAATTGGACCTATTTTAGCAATGTTGGCTCCATTAATTATGGGTTACATCGGAAAAGAAAAACAAGCAAACAATGTAAATTCTGGTGGCGGTTTAGGCGATTTGTTGGGCGGAATTTTGGGCGGCGCTCAAAACCAAGCTCAGGCTCAACCATCAAATCCTTTGAACGATATTTTAGGACAAGTTCTTGGCGGCGGTCAACAACAGCAATCCTCAGGAAATCCTTTGAACGACATTCTTGGTCAAGTTCTTGGCGGTGGTCAACAACAGCAACAGCAAGGTGGACTTGGAGGACTTTTAGGTTCAATTCTTGGCGGAAGATAA
- a CDS encoding 30S ribosomal protein THX, whose translation MGKGDQKSRRGKITAGSYGKKRPRKSSKPAPAVVEKVEKPMKEAKPKAAPKAKAEKTEEPKEAKPKATKAKKTEE comes from the coding sequence ATGGGAAAAGGAGATCAAAAATCCAGAAGAGGAAAAATCACGGCAGGAAGTTATGGTAAGAAAAGACCGAGAAAGTCATCAAAACCTGCACCCGCTGTAGTTGAGAAAGTTGAAAAACCAATGAAGGAGGCAAAACCGAAAGCTGCACCGAAAGCAAAAGCTGAAAAAACTGAAGAGCCAAAAGAAGCAAAACCAAAAGCAACAAAAGCAAAAAAAACCGAAGAATAA
- the aspS gene encoding aspartate--tRNA ligase — protein sequence MFRTHTNGELSLKNLDEKVTLSGWVQTIRDKGFMIWIDLRDRYGITQLVFDADRTSAEILEKAKKLGREFVIQVEGKVIERSSKNPKIPTGEIEILVENLNILNEAQLPPFTIEDETDGGEELRMKYRYLDIRRNPVKDKLIFRHKMAQKVRNYLSDAGFIEVETPVLIKSTPEGARDFVVPSRMNAGQFYALPQSPQTFKQLLMVGGMDRYFQIVKCFRDEDLRADRQPEFTQIDCEMAFVEQEDVLETFEGLTASLLKDITGKDFGKFPRMTFEEAMKTYGNDKPDIRFGMKFVEVNDLVKGKDFKIFDDAELVVGINVEGCADYTRKQIDELIDWVKRPQIGASGMVWIKFQNDGVLTSSVNKFYSEDDLKKIAEKFNAKAGDLIFLMSGDANKVRTQLSALRMELGNRLGLRKGDEFAPLWVIDFPLLEWDEESGRYHAMHHPFTSPKPEDVHLLESEPGKARANAYDMVLNGNEIGGGSVRIFDRDLQSKMFDLLGFSKEEAEAQFGFLMNAFKYGAPPHAGLAFGFDRLVAILDGNEVIRDYIAFPKNNSGRDVMIDAPSPIADLQLEELSLKVETKE from the coding sequence ATGTTCAGAACGCATACCAACGGCGAATTATCGCTGAAAAATCTTGATGAAAAAGTAACTCTTTCCGGTTGGGTACAAACCATCCGCGACAAAGGTTTTATGATTTGGATTGATTTACGCGACCGTTATGGAATTACGCAGTTGGTTTTTGATGCAGACAGAACTTCCGCAGAAATTTTAGAAAAAGCCAAAAAATTGGGACGCGAATTTGTCATTCAAGTGGAAGGAAAAGTGATTGAAAGAAGTTCTAAAAATCCAAAAATTCCAACCGGAGAAATTGAAATTTTAGTTGAAAACTTAAACATTTTAAACGAAGCACAACTTCCACCTTTCACCATTGAAGATGAAACCGATGGTGGCGAAGAACTTCGTATGAAATACAGATATTTGGACATCCGCAGAAATCCAGTGAAAGACAAACTGATTTTCCGTCACAAAATGGCGCAGAAAGTAAGAAATTACCTTTCCGATGCAGGATTTATCGAAGTCGAAACGCCAGTTCTCATCAAATCCACTCCGGAAGGTGCGAGAGATTTTGTGGTTCCGAGCAGAATGAATGCAGGACAGTTTTATGCACTTCCGCAATCACCACAAACTTTCAAACAATTGTTGATGGTTGGTGGAATGGACCGATATTTTCAAATCGTAAAATGTTTCCGTGATGAAGATTTAAGAGCAGACCGACAACCGGAATTTACCCAAATCGATTGTGAAATGGCGTTTGTAGAGCAGGAAGATGTGTTGGAAACTTTTGAAGGATTAACCGCAAGTTTGCTGAAAGACATCACTGGAAAAGATTTTGGAAAATTCCCAAGAATGACTTTCGAGGAAGCGATGAAAACATACGGAAACGACAAGCCGGACATCCGTTTTGGAATGAAATTCGTGGAAGTTAATGATTTGGTAAAAGGGAAAGATTTTAAAATTTTTGATGACGCAGAATTGGTAGTTGGAATCAACGTTGAAGGTTGTGCAGATTATACTAGAAAACAAATTGACGAACTCATAGATTGGGTAAAACGCCCCCAAATTGGTGCTTCAGGAATGGTTTGGATTAAATTCCAAAATGATGGCGTTTTAACTTCCTCCGTAAATAAATTTTATTCTGAAGATGACTTAAAGAAAATCGCAGAAAAATTCAATGCAAAAGCAGGAGATTTAATTTTCTTGATGAGCGGAGATGCCAATAAAGTGAGAACCCAACTTTCGGCGCTCCGAATGGAACTTGGAAATCGTCTTGGGTTAAGAAAAGGCGACGAATTCGCTCCACTTTGGGTGATAGATTTCCCACTTTTGGAATGGGATGAAGAATCAGGAAGATATCATGCAATGCACCATCCTTTTACTTCGCCAAAACCGGAAGATGTTCATTTATTGGAAAGCGAGCCGGGAAAAGCAAGAGCCAACGCCTACGATATGGTTCTTAACGGAAACGAAATTGGCGGCGGTTCTGTAAGAATTTTTGATAGAGATTTGCAGAGCAAAATGTTCGATTTGTTAGGCTTTTCCAAAGAAGAAGCAGAAGCACAATTCGGATTTCTGATGAACGCCTTCAAATATGGAGCTCCTCCGCACGCAGGTTTGGCGTTTGGTTTTGACCGTTTGGTTGCGATTTTGGATGGAAACGAAGTCATTAGAGATTATATCGCTTTCCCGAAAAATAATTCCGGACGTGATGTGATGATTGATGCACCAAGTCCGATTGCGGATTTGCAGTTGGAAGAACTTTCGTTGAAAGTGGAAACGAAAGAATAA
- a CDS encoding SDR family NAD(P)-dependent oxidoreductase — protein sequence MNSEKNVLILGANSDVAKECAKLYLNKSFKVIMASRNLDEMKNFINENHLNSDKIELKYFDAVDFTSHQKFYDELHSKPNIVLYSAGFLVQNYEAFQDFEKTLTMMHTNYCCAVSVLNIIAMDKSNKNLERIIGLSSLSGVRGRKSNFVYGSTKSAFTQYLAGLRQELSSRKIQVNVFVLGYIRSKINEGLQLNQSLIMEPDYVAEKIVNVGNSFINVPNFKWKLIYQLLKNMPESLVARLP from the coding sequence ATGAATTCAGAAAAAAATGTTTTGATTTTAGGAGCCAATTCCGATGTGGCGAAAGAATGTGCGAAATTATACTTGAATAAAAGTTTCAAAGTAATCATGGCTTCTCGAAATTTAGACGAAATGAAAAATTTCATCAATGAAAACCATTTGAATTCCGATAAAATTGAATTGAAATATTTTGACGCAGTGGATTTTACTTCCCATCAAAAATTTTATGATGAACTTCATTCAAAACCAAATATCGTATTGTATTCCGCAGGATTCTTAGTTCAAAATTACGAGGCTTTTCAAGATTTTGAAAAAACCTTGACGATGATGCACACCAATTATTGCTGTGCAGTTTCTGTTTTGAATATTATTGCGATGGACAAATCCAACAAAAATTTAGAAAGAATTATCGGCTTGTCCTCACTTTCTGGAGTTCGTGGACGGAAAAGTAATTTCGTTTATGGAAGCACTAAATCGGCTTTTACGCAATATTTAGCCGGACTTCGACAAGAATTATCTTCACGAAAAATTCAAGTGAATGTTTTTGTTTTGGGATATATCCGAAGTAAAATTAATGAAGGTTTGCAACTGAATCAATCTTTGATAATGGAGCCGGATTATGTTGCAGAAAAAATCGTGAACGTTGGAAATTCATTTATAAATGTTCCGAATTTCAAATGGAAGTTGATTTACCAACTTCTGAAAAATATGCCGGAAAGTTTAGTGGCGAGGTTGCCGTAG
- a CDS encoding enoyl-CoA hydratase/isomerase family protein — translation MEAFVTSEIKNSIAEITFGTPKSNSLPGHILEKLAQTILDEGAKTEVKAILLKSEGEKAFCGGASFDELLEIQDLETSKKFFGGFAKVLNAMRTCGKIVVVRVQGKTTGGGVGIACGADYCFATENASLALTEINLGIGPFVIGPYVERKIGKSQFAAMAIDADFRSSDWAKTHNIYHSVSHTIEQMDEEIFSFLQKLSSRSSDALALIKKVSWEGTEHFSELMPERIHMSASLILEDSAKQNIEKIKERLRAK, via the coding sequence ATGGAAGCATTTGTAACATCAGAAATCAAAAACAGCATTGCCGAAATCACTTTCGGAACCCCGAAAAGCAATTCTTTACCGGGGCATATTTTAGAAAAACTGGCCCAAACTATTTTGGATGAAGGCGCGAAAACTGAAGTAAAAGCAATTTTACTGAAATCCGAAGGCGAAAAAGCATTTTGCGGAGGAGCAAGTTTTGATGAACTTTTAGAAATTCAAGATTTAGAAACCTCAAAAAAGTTTTTTGGAGGATTTGCCAAAGTGTTAAATGCCATGCGAACTTGTGGAAAAATCGTAGTAGTTCGTGTTCAGGGAAAAACGACGGGAGGTGGAGTAGGAATTGCTTGTGGAGCAGATTATTGTTTTGCCACAGAGAATGCAAGTTTGGCGCTTACGGAAATCAATTTGGGAATTGGACCGTTCGTGATTGGACCTTATGTTGAGCGAAAAATTGGGAAATCACAATTCGCAGCTATGGCGATTGATGCGGACTTCAGGAGTTCAGATTGGGCTAAAACCCACAATATTTATCATTCTGTTTCACATACGATTGAGCAAATGGATGAAGAAATTTTTAGTTTTTTACAGAAATTATCCTCCAGAAGTTCAGATGCATTGGCGTTAATTAAAAAAGTGTCTTGGGAAGGAACGGAACATTTTTCAGAATTGATGCCGGAAAGAATTCATATGAGTGCTTCTTTGATTCTAGAAGATTCTGCCAAACAAAATATTGAAAAAATTAAGGAAAGATTGAGGGCGAAATAG
- a CDS encoding SMUG2 DNA glycosylase family protein, whose protein sequence is MNKTFGQKVISFNKNLKYSGKLPKDFSVMNPFLENPETLVVMKEFYEKFYNDNRKRKFIIGINPSRHGAGVTGVPFTDTKNLEKYCGIKMTSARTHEISSVFMYDMIEEFGGVEKFYSQYYINSPFPLAITRKNKNGQSLNANYYDDKELFKCVENFMIESVKKHIILGLDTSEVFILGKKNAEFIKKINDKENFFEKMTVLEHPRYIQQYKSKEKQLYIDKYILALNH, encoded by the coding sequence ATGAATAAAACCTTCGGCCAAAAAGTCATCTCCTTCAATAAAAACCTGAAATATTCAGGGAAATTGCCAAAAGATTTTTCGGTGATGAACCCTTTTTTGGAAAATCCTGAAACTTTGGTGGTGATGAAGGAGTTTTATGAAAAGTTTTACAACGATAACCGAAAAAGAAAATTCATTATCGGCATCAATCCAAGTCGTCACGGAGCGGGTGTTACAGGAGTTCCGTTTACCGATACCAAAAACTTGGAAAAATATTGCGGCATCAAAATGACTTCTGCACGAACGCACGAAATTTCCTCCGTTTTTATGTATGATATGATTGAGGAATTTGGTGGCGTTGAAAAATTTTACAGTCAGTATTATATCAATTCGCCCTTTCCATTGGCGATTACGAGAAAAAATAAAAATGGACAATCGTTGAACGCCAATTATTATGATGACAAAGAACTTTTCAAATGCGTTGAAAATTTTATGATTGAAAGTGTCAAAAAACACATCATTTTAGGTTTGGATACGTCGGAAGTGTTTATTTTAGGAAAGAAAAACGCTGAATTCATCAAGAAAATCAACGATAAAGAAAATTTTTTTGAAAAAATGACTGTTTTGGAACATCCGAGATACATTCAACAATATAAATCAAAGGAAAAACAGTTGTATATTGACAAGTACATTTTAGCGCTAAATCATTAA
- a CDS encoding transposase: MPNTYTQIYLQIIFATKGRDIKISSNVRDEIEKYICGIFNNKKQKVLAIYANPDHLHIFFSYKNLQITIPELVKTAKIESSNFINDNRLCLGKFNWQEGYGAFSYSKSQKDKVVNYVLNQEEHHKKKSFKEEYLALLKAFEIEFKDEYLFEFYD; the protein is encoded by the coding sequence ATGCCAAACACATACACACAAATTTATTTGCAAATCATCTTCGCTACAAAAGGAAGGGATATAAAAATATCTTCCAACGTTCGTGACGAAATCGAAAAATATATATGTGGAATTTTCAACAATAAAAAACAGAAAGTTTTAGCAATCTATGCAAATCCAGACCATTTGCATATCTTTTTCAGTTATAAAAATTTGCAGATTACCATTCCGGAATTAGTGAAAACTGCAAAAATAGAATCTTCAAACTTCATTAATGATAACAGACTTTGTTTAGGAAAATTTAATTGGCAGGAAGGTTATGGAGCATTTTCATATTCTAAAAGTCAAAAAGATAAAGTGGTGAATTATGTTTTAAATCAGGAAGAACATCACAAGAAGAAAAGTTTTAAAGAAGAATATTTAGCATTGTTGAAGGCGTTTGAAATTGAATTTAAGGATGAATATTTATTTGAATTTTATGATTGA